Proteins from a genomic interval of Streptomyces sp. NBC_01445:
- a CDS encoding allantoate amidohydrolase, with translation MWRDLAPIGRNNESGGYRRYAWTAADTDCRAWFRAQAESRGLTYELDRNGNQWAWLGDPAAGDAVVTGSHLDSVPDGGAFDGPLGVVSSFAALDELRRRGAEFTRPLALTNFGDEEGARFGLACVGSRLTAGRLTPEQAAQLRDGDGVSLPQAMERAGYDPEAIGPDPERLARIGAFVELHVEQGRALDLSGDAVGIASAIWPHGRWRFDFRGEANHAGTTRLVDRRDPMLSYAQTVLAARREAELAGAVATFGKISVEPNGVNAIPSLVRGWLDSRAADQQTLDTVVTAVEKAAREYADAHGIDLETVRESFTPVVEFDHALRDELGRILGTDDKLTVPVLGTGAGHDAGILADSVPTAMLFVRNPTGVSHSPAEHAAEDDCLAGVNALADVLEGLACR, from the coding sequence ATGTGGCGCGACCTCGCGCCCATCGGCCGCAACAACGAGAGCGGCGGCTACCGCCGCTACGCCTGGACCGCCGCCGACACCGACTGCCGGGCCTGGTTCAGGGCACAGGCCGAGTCCCGGGGCCTGACCTACGAGCTCGACCGCAACGGAAACCAGTGGGCCTGGCTCGGTGACCCGGCCGCCGGGGACGCCGTCGTCACCGGCTCCCACCTGGACTCCGTACCGGACGGCGGCGCGTTCGACGGGCCCCTCGGGGTCGTGTCGTCCTTCGCCGCCCTCGACGAACTCCGCCGCAGGGGAGCGGAGTTCACCCGCCCCCTCGCCCTCACCAACTTCGGTGACGAGGAGGGGGCCCGGTTCGGCCTGGCCTGCGTCGGCTCCCGCCTCACCGCGGGCCGGCTCACCCCCGAGCAGGCGGCGCAGCTGCGGGACGGCGACGGCGTCAGCCTCCCGCAGGCCATGGAGCGGGCGGGCTACGACCCGGAGGCGATCGGCCCCGACCCCGAGCGCCTCGCGCGCATCGGCGCCTTCGTCGAGCTGCACGTGGAGCAGGGCCGCGCCCTGGACCTGTCCGGCGACGCCGTGGGCATCGCGAGCGCGATCTGGCCGCACGGCCGCTGGCGCTTCGACTTCCGCGGCGAGGCCAACCACGCGGGCACCACCCGTCTCGTGGACCGCCGCGACCCGATGCTGTCGTACGCGCAGACCGTCCTGGCGGCCCGCCGCGAGGCGGAACTCGCGGGCGCCGTCGCCACGTTCGGCAAGATCTCCGTCGAGCCGAACGGCGTCAACGCCATCCCGTCCCTGGTCCGCGGCTGGCTCGACTCCCGCGCCGCCGACCAGCAGACCCTCGACACGGTCGTCACGGCCGTCGAGAAGGCGGCCCGCGAGTACGCCGACGCGCACGGCATCGACCTGGAGACCGTGCGCGAGTCGTTCACGCCGGTCGTCGAGTTCGACCACGCGCTGCGCGACGAACTCGGCCGCATCCTCGGCACCGACGACAAGCTCACCGTCCCGGTCCTCGGCACCGGCGCGGGACACGACGCCGGAATCCTCGCGGACTCCGTGCCGACCGCCATGCTGTTCGTGCGCAACCCCACGGGCGTCTCGCACTCCCCGGCCGAACACGCCGCGGAGGAC